A window of bacterium genomic DNA:
TAAAGGTATAAGCACCCCCGGTAAAATCAGCAGGCAAATAGCTAGCATTGAGCCTGACGCTCACAGCGGGATAACTGTATTCTTCATTCTTTTCAATGGTGTGGCTGACAAACCGGACAAGTGGATGAACCTGATTGATGATTTCTGCCGGAATGAGGCGGGATACCACCAACTTGTTTTCGAAACGGCATCGAATGGGAGCCGGATCATTTCGGATGAGTACGGTTGAATCCGGATATCTCGTTTCCTTCAGGAATTGCTCCAAATCATGCTTGGCCGGGTTGGTCAATTGAATTTCATATTCCAGCTCATCTTCTTTCAACTGCTTGAACCGGCAGCCCGGGTAGCGCAATCCGAAGAAATCGGTGATGTAAATCTGAATATCTTTGGCGTTGATCCAGCGATTCAAGTCTCTGGCAGCATTGATTTGGTGCAGAATGTAATCGCCGTAGGCGACCAGTTGTGAGGCATTCTCCTCCAGTTCTCTTTCCATCCTTTGCTTGTTCTCGAGCGCGAGAGCAGCTTGATCGATGCGCGCATTTTCCTGCTCCGGAGTGAACTGCCGGCTCAACAGTTCATAAGTCAGTTTTTCGATCTCCTCACCGATCACCGGCTCCAATCCGCCCAACGCATATTCGAACACATGCAATCGTTCGAGCAATCTGGAATAGACACGTCCATCGATGGTGTCTTTGTAAAATAGATTCCAAATGAGAACTTTTTCCGCTTTTTGTCCCAATCTATCGACGCGTCCGATTCGTTGCTCGATCCTCATTGGATTCCATGGTAGGTCATAATTGACGATGATGCAGCAGAACTGCAAGTCAATGCCCTCACTGCCGACCTCGGAAGAAAGCAACACACTCGCCCCCTCTGGCCGGGCAAAATCTTTGACGATGGCGTCTTTGTCGAATTCTTTGCCTCCCATCATCAATGTAGTCGTGATGCCAGCTTTACACAACCGCTCGTTTAGATAATCGAGCGTTGCGCGAAAGCGTGAGAAAATGATGATTTTTTCATCTGGATTCTTATCGAGTATTTTGGTGAGAACCTCCCGCAGCCGGCCAAATTTTGAATCATGCGCTTCAAGTTCATCAACTCGGCCCAAATTCCCGACTTTGCTGATGATTTCGAGCACCAGCGGCCCGACGGTAACGTCTTTTTCCGGGTCGAAATCTTCATCGGTGCTGAGGCAGGAGAGAAGCTCATTTTTTCTTTTTTGCCATTCCCGCAAGGCTGCTGGCATGGAGCTGCACATCTGCAGTTGCGGAGTAACGAGCAGGAAGCCTTCGTGGCGGTCATATTTCGCGCAGAATTCACGAACGAGATTGGTGACCTTTTCATAAAACGCAGATTCCGGCGGGGAAAGCGGAATTTTCTCAGCAAAGGGTTCGCGCAGCACGCGCCATTCCGTGACTTCTCTTTTGCGCGTACGCGTGACGGCATGGCCGAGGATGTTCATCGTATCGAGACGGTACGCCAACGCACTTCGCCTTTCCGGATCACGAAGTTCTTCGTCCGTGGGTAACGCGGCAATCAACGCCTGCAATTGGCGATTTTCTGAGAGAAGTGGATGTGCCTTGGCTTGATTGAGAAGCTGTAGGAATTCCTCACGGAAGAGCTTTTTCAGCAGTACCTGTTCTCGCGCGCGGGTCAGAGGCGCATTGGCGCTGAGAATGTTTTCAAACTGCGTGGGATGGTTGAAGGTGTCTTCATCAACAAGATTCAGGAGTTGATACAAGTCGTTGCTGCGAAGATGCACCGGGGTTGCGGAGAGCAAAATGGTATAATCTGAAACGCCACGCAAGAGCCTGCCCAACGCCGCAGTTTTGCCTTCGGGGTTGCGGAGCCAAGCGGCCTCATCAATAATGAGAACATCGATCAGCGGTTGATCGTGCGCCTGTTCGGCAAGAAAACGACAAAACTCAGATGAGTGACTTCCATCGCCACTTTCTTCACGATCCCATCCTTTTCTCGGCCTGAGGCCTTGCATGCTGGCGATGATGGCGAAGGAAGCATATTGCCCTTCCTGGCGTGCATTCGCCAACGCCTGTAAGGCTTCTGCGGCATCGAGTATCTTGGCTTCAATGCCAAAGCGTTGCCGCAGCTCCAATCGCCATTTTTCCCGCAGCACTGCCGGACAAAGCACGAAGAGCCGTCTAAAATCATAACGCATCCGCAATTCTGTCCAAATCAGACCGGATTCGATCGTTTTGCCGAGGCCGACTTCGTCGGCGATCAGTATGCCATTGGTTGCAGAGTTCAAAAGCTTCAGGATGGGCTTGAATTGGTAGGCGTAGAAATCCGTGTTGGTGATTTCCATGCTGTAGATGAGATTGGCCAATCGGCCGCTCAATCGTACATGGGTTATGATCCGGCGTAGATCTTTGGCCAGACTCAGCTTTCCTTGTTCGAGCAAATCAAGCGGGTTCTCACGAAACTGCGGGGGAATCTCAAGTTGATCCTCGGGGACGTATTCCACATTGTTCGGAAACCGAACTTGAATGAGTTTTCGGTTGGCAGAAGTTTTTATCCTACCGGTCGTAACGCCACTTCTGCCTGGGTCTGACTTAAGTCGTACCAGCGTTCCTGCTTCCATGATTCTTGCTCATTGGAAAATTCTTACTCAGTCTGATACCAATGTTTCGTAACAAGCGGAGATTTTTGATGTTGTTGTCATAAACTGTAGAGTCAAAAAGTGGGATTTGCGTATTCAGCAATGCAGCGTGGCTATTGCGATGAATTGGATTTGTAATAGCTCGCAGTCCTTTGGAGGCAAGAATCTGGCAAGGTGGGATTTGAATTGGCGTGGTCGCGTTCTCGTGGGGCAAAGTCCCTTGGGCTTATGGCTCTTTGGATGTGCACATCGAGGGGGAGAATTGAAGGCGAGGCATGGCCGGCTTTCCGGCCTACTCCAACAGCACCAAATCCGCGCGAATTTTGGCATACCACTGGCGCAGCGACTCCTTGCGCCGCGCGGCATTGGCATAGGCATCCCCGCCCAGAAAACGATCGTGCGCCAGCGCCTGGGCGATTTGCGCCGCGGTCTCATCGAGCACCGCATCGAGTCGCTCGACCCGCAGAGTTGCGTCCATCAGTTCGAGCAAAATTTCGCGGTAGCGCCGGCGATACTCCGGCGCGCGCAACAGCCTCTCGCTGAACTTCGGCTCACCGAAAATCGAGCTGCGCGTCGGATGAATCTCCAGGAGATGATCGACATCCCAGGGAATGATCCGAAACGGATCTTCCGGCCGGCTCTTGTGCAGGCGATAATTGTTGATGTAACCGTCGAAGTTGTGCAGCAGCACCGACACCGCGAGATAACGCAGCCAGTTTTCCGCGTCCACCAGCGGCGCAAGGCGGGCCGGCAATTCCTGCGGCTGGCTTTCGTCGAGCACGCGAATCGTTTTTTCGAGATCGCCGAAATAGTCCTCGCGCTCGCCTTTGTTCTCGAATCCCATGCGCACGTCATAGCCCTCGGCAAAAGAGAGCAGCGCATTGGCGCGCGTGGCTTCATACAACGTGCCCAGCCGCTGGCCGCGCCGTGCAAAGAAATCTTCGTCGATCGGCTCGATCAAGAAATACAGCCCCCAATACTCGCCATTCACATAGAAGGTGACCGGCTGCACCTCCGGCGTCTGCAGGCCGGCTTGCGCAAACGCGTAGAATCCGATAATGGGATTGAAGCCGGTGGGATCACCGGATTGCGCGCTCAGGCCGTAAAAGCGATGCCCGCGAAAACGCCGTTCCTCCAGAAATTCAAACGTGACCGATTTCTTGGTGTTGTTGATCGAAGTCTGGCCGGAATACCGCACTTTGATCTGCCACCTTCGGCCCTCGAGTTGCAGCTCCGCCGGCACTTGCAGCCGCGCGTAGACATTGCTGTTGAGCGTCCCGTAGTCTTCGCTGGTCAGCCGCAATTCCACCTTCGGCAATCCCAAACCATCCGCCTCGACCGGCGTGACGATTTTGCTGCAACCCGCCAGCGCCAGCGCGAGACCGGCTGCCAACATGCGGCAGATTTTTGCAGGCCGGTTCACCATTGCAGTTCCATTTGCAGAATGCCATTGCTGCCCACCGCGCTGCGCTCGCGGTGATGCGTGGGCGTGCTGGTGAGCTGGAAATCGACATTCATGCTCAGGCGCGCGTTCTTGGCAACATAAAAGTTCAAGCCGGCCAGCGCAGAAATCGTATTACGGCCGATCTCCTCGAGGTCACGCGCCAGAAAACTCGTCACCACCACCGGCTCAACTGCCTTGAGCAGCCGGCTCGCGATTTTCAGGCGATGGGCGTAGAGCAGCTTGCCGCCGAGGAAATGAACATTCCTGCCGTCGCCCACGCGCTTCTCGACTTCGGAGGCATGCGGATCCATGCCGGTGATGCCCTCGATCTCGACGTGATGCGCCTCCGTGTCGCGCACCAACTCCAGCGCCGCCGCCCAGACCGTTTGCGTGCCGCCCTCGATCTTGTCGAGCTTCACCGTGCCGCTGCCGCCCAGCGCAAAGGAGCCGAGCGTGTTGAGGCGCGTGAGATGTCCGATCACGGCAAAGTCGTTGGACTCATTGTAGCCCAGGCTGGCCGAAAGGCCGAGGGGCCGCTCTTGCGGCCGCGCTTTGCGATGATAGCGCAGATTCAGCTCGCGGCCGACCAGGCCCAGCGGCTCGAGGTATTGGTAGAGCAGCGTGCGGTCCACGGTGCGCAATTTCTCTTTGGACTTTTGAAACTCATAGCCAAAGCGCTTCTTGCTGTGCCCGAATTCCAAATCGACGGCCTTGCCGAGATCCGCAGTCAAAAAGGCCTCGCGCAACTCCATTTCGTGGGTGTCGGATTCACCGCGGATATCGATTTGCGCATCGAAGGTGTCATCGATCTTGGTTTCAAACTGCAGCTTGGCACGATAGAACGATTCACTGTAGGTTTCGTTGTAGGTGTATTCCGCGCCGACGCGCAGCCAGCCGGAAATGCTGGTTTTGGATTGCGCCGCGCTCTCCGCCGGCCAGGCGAGGAAGAAGGCGGGCAGCAGCGCGGCAATGCCGGTACAAAACGGGCGATTCTTCCTATACATTCGCAGTCTTCCTTTCAGCGTGAAAAGTGGCGGCCGCAATGTTCGAAGTTTTTGCCAATCATGCAAGCGATAATCCGCAAACCCGCGGCATTTCGCCCAAAAGTTTCCCTTGAAATTGCCGGCGAGAATCAATATATATGCCCGTTCTTTTTGCCAGGCCGAAGAGGACTGCCGTCGAGGCCCAGTTGGAATGCGCCCAAAGATTCACCCCTGCCGGAGTGCCCATGAAAAGCTCCCTCGCCGCATTGAAGCTTCTCGTCGCCAGTTGTACGCTGTCGGCGGCCGCGGCTTTTGCCCAGCCCCCAGCGCAAGAGCACACCTCCTCGCCGCACCTGCGTGCGGGCCATTTCGTCTCGGACTCGCAAAGCCCACGGTTTTGGGGATCGCTGTTCGCGGGCGCCCGTGCCAGCGTCAGCGCCTGGCAGCTTCCGCTGTTTGCCGCGAGCCTGCTGACCGAGCGCCAAAAAGCTGGCAACGGCTTGCCCATGCCGCCGCTCGAAGTCGACCATGAAATTGCCGAAGAACTCTCACGCCGCGATGGCGCCAGCTCGCTGGGATCGATCAGTCCGCGTTACTATCCACTGTTGGCGGTGCGCGGCCGCCTGGCCGGGATGATCTTGCTCGACGCGCTCACCGGCCAGGACTATTCGCCCGCGAGCTATGCCAAGCTGTTCCGCTTTCAACAAGCGGTCTATTTCAACTCGGTGGTCACCCACTTGGCGAAGCGCAATTTCAATCGCCGCCGACCGGATGGCTCCGACAGCCAGTCGTTCTTCTCCGGACACACTTCCACGGCGTTTGCCACTTCGACTTTTCTTTATCTGGAAGTCCGCGATTTCATCGCCGGCGAAACCCGGCAGGGCCGCGACCTGCCGCTGCTGTCCGCCGCGCAATGGCAAGCGGCCTCGTTCGGACTGCTGTACGGTTGGGCCGCTTATGTCGGCTACTCCCGCATTCATGACAACAAGCATTATCTCAGCGATGTGTTGGTGGGTGCGGCGAGCGGCACGCTGGTGAGTTATCTTCTTTATCCCCACGAAAACAGAAAACCCTCGCCCTCCCGATTCGCGCTGGGTTTCGTGCCGCTGCCACGCGGCCCGGCCATGGCCGTGAGTTATTCTTTCTGAGGCGCGCCTCGGCCGGTACGGTTTGCCGGCCTGCACCCCGCTCACTTCCTTCTGTACGGGCCTGATTGCATGCAGCGATCACCCCGACCTTCCTTTCCCACGTTTTGAAATCACCTCTTGATCGGCGCCACCCGGCCAAAAAAGGGCTTGCGTTCGGCAATTCTTTTGATATATTGTATGCCAATAATCGCATACAGGCATACAAAATGACGACCATTGCCGAACTCTGCAAGGCGCTGGGGGAGGAGACGCGTTTGCGCCTCGCCCATCTTTTTCTGCAAACCGATCAAGACATCTGCGTTTGTGAAATGGTGGATACCCTGAAGCTGCCACAGTATCAAATCTCCAAGCATTTGACCATTCTCAAAAACGCCGGGCTGTTGCGCGCCAGCCGCAAAGGGACGTGGGTCTATTACAGTCTCAATCGCGAGACTTCTGCGTTTTGGCGCGACCTGAGCCGAGTCTTGCGCCGCCATCTCGATCATCCGCCGTTCACCCACGACGCCGCCGAGTTGAAGCGGCGGCTGGCTCTGCGTGAGAACGGCAAATGTGTCGTCGGTTTTGTGGCAGCTCGTGCCGTGCATTCTTCTACTCGTTCGAGAAAGGCCAGCTAATGCTCCCCAAAACCCGCGTGATCTTCATTTGCACCCACAACTCCAGCCGCAGCCAGATGGCCGAGGGCCTGCTGCGTCAGCTTGCCGGCGACCGCTTTGAGGTCTACAGCGCCGGCACGGTTGCCACCCGCGTTCATCCCCTGGCCATCAAAGCCATGGCGGAAAAGGGTATCGACATCTCGCAGCAGACTTCGGATCATCTCGATCAATACATGGGCATGGAATTCGACTACGTCATCACCGTCTGCGACCACGCCAAAGAAGCCTGCCCCTATTTTCCCACCAACAAGGCCCGGTTACACTGGAGCTTTCCCGACCCTGCGGCGGCCACCGGCACGGAGGAAGAACGGCTGGCCAAGTTTCGCGAGGTGCGCGATCAAATTGAGCGCCGGCTGCCGGCCCTGCTTTGAGAACTGTGTCACCGTTCCTGAAGGTGCCGTTGAGAAATCTCTCCGGCTGCCTGCCCAATCACGAAGTTCAACTTGAAGTGGGAGCATGTGATGAAGCTGATGCGACTGCTGGAAAAACTCCAGAGTTTCAGATTCCTGCCGTTCTTTGTGCTGATCAGCATGGCGGTGGGAATCGGCCTCGGGAAATTGTACGGCATTTCCAATTTCACCCTCACCCCGCCGATTGACGCCCTCCTCGCGATTTTTCACGGCACCTACACGTTCTCACTGGCCAACACCCTGGCACTGGGCGTTGTGATCGGCCTGTTTCTGATGATGTATCCGGCCATGACCAACATCAAGTTCGAAGATCTCGGCCGCGCGGTGAAATCGCCCAAACAATTGTTGGTGGTCTTGTTCTTCAATTTTGCCATCGCGCCGTTTTGGATGCTGCTGCTGGCCAACTGGTTTCTCGAGCCCGGCAGCGATTTTCACACCGGCCTGGTGCTTTACGGTCTGGCGCCGTGCATTGCGATGGTGATTATCTTCACCTTTCTTGCGTTCGGCAATACCGCCATGGCCATCGTGCTGGTGGCGATGAATTCCATCCTGCAGATGATTCTCATTCCCGTTTACGCCCGCTGGCTGCTGGGCGAGGTGCGTTTCGACGTCTGGCTGGTGGCGGAAAGCGTCGTGCTCTATCTCGGCATTCCGCTGGTGGCGGGATTTTTTACCCGGCGCTGGGGCATGAAAAAATACGGCGAAGCCGGCTTCAAGAAGGTCAAAACCTATCTCGACAGCCTTTCCATCATCGGCTTGTTGTTCACCCTCATCGTCATGTTCGCGTTGAAGGGAGATTTGATCGTCGCTGAGCCCGGCATCATCCTCAAGCTGGCGATACCGATGACGTTGTTCTTCTGGAGCGTTTTCGGCGTGGTTTATTTGGTGGGATGGAAGCTCGGCTTCACCTATGAAGACGCGACGGCGGTCGCATTCAACTCCACCGGCAGAGATTTTGAGATTGCCATCGCCATTGCGATCACCGCATTCAATCCGGCGGTGGCGCTGGCAACGGTGGTCGGCCCGCTCATCGAAGTGCCGGTGATGCTGGTGCTGGTGTGGCTGGCGCGCGCGACGCAACGGCGGTTGTTCGGCGAGCCTGTCTTGCCCCGGGAAATGCCCGCGGCCGCGACAAGCTGAGCGCGTCAAGCCGGCTCCGAAAGGGAAGCCAACAAAAAGCCTGCACCGCGTTTCGAGCTTGGCGAAGCCGGTGGAGGAACTGCGAAGTCTGCCGGACGGAGAGGACGGACGCTGCAACCCGCATGGGCGCGGGGCCGAGGCGGACAAGGACCAGGCGCGTTGGCGCGCTATGATTGTGAACTGCCGGCAAGCATCTGTCTGGCGAAGCGCACAAGCTCCTGCACCTCGCGGGCAATCGTCTCCGACAACTCACGTTGTCCTCGTATCGCCTTCAGCATGGTGGGCACTGACAACACCTCCTCGAGCGTGCGGGCCAGGGTGAAATCGGCACTGGCGTTTTTGCCCACAAACTGCGCCAAAAATTCACCGTCAACCGGCGGGCCCTCCTTGAGATGGACGCGGGAGATCGCACCCTCGGGAGTGATCCCCACCAGCAATCCGGCTGCTGCGCGGTTGAGCGTAAGAGTCTTGTGGAAAACAAGTCCAAGAAGCTTTTCCTCACCCGGCGCATAGCCGGCATCCCACGCTTCGCCATACGTTCTGCCTGCACTCTCGCCGGCGGCTTTGAGGACATCGGCGCCGGGAAAAACCAGGGCACCATCCTGGGCCGTCAGTTTCGGCTGTGCCAGTGCCGTCACGAACGACGCCAGGAGAGCCACTCCGAGTCCGGCGAATGCCGGTGGTGTTCTCATCGCTGGGCTCCTTTCGTTGATCTTGAAGCAAAACGCCCGGACCTGCGAAAGGCCCGGGCGAATCTCACCTTGAGAACTCGTCAAACCTAAAACTTCAAAGCCAGTCCGAGCGAATAAGTCGTGCCTTTCAGGTTGCCTTTGACTTTCCGTTCGTTCTGGGTGAATTCCTGCTCCTGGCCGAGAATATCCCTGGCAGTCAACTTCAATTCATAACGTTGCCCGAAGTTTTGCGCCAGCGTCAGATCCAACAGGTCACGGGGCAGTTCCAGAATGTCGTCATCATACAGTGAGCCGACCTGCGCGATACGCTTGCCGAAGCGGTTGTAGAGCAGGTTGACCGAGGTATTTGCCCGGCTGTATTGCAGGCCGAGATTGATCATGTAGGGCGATTGACCCTGCAGACGGCGATTGTTCTTGGCAATGGCGGTGGTGGAGCCTTTCAAGTCGACGCGCGATTGAATCCAGGAATAGTTGCCGGTGAAGGAAAGGTCGGAAAAAGCTGCACCGATGAAGGCCAGCGACTTTCTCATTTCCAGCTCAAAGCCGTAGTTTCGGGCCCGGTCGGCATTGCCGAAGCTGCGCGTCAACTCGGTCGTCGGCACAATGACTTCTTCAATGGCGTCGGTGAAGTGCTTGTAGAAGATACTGGCCGACAGCATCTCCCCGATGTTCGGGAAGGTTTCAAGGCGAAGATCGAAATTGCGCACCAGCGTGCGGCGCAGATTCGGATTGCCGTAAACCACGCTGACCGTCGAGAAATCATAGAACGCAAAGGGCGCCAATTCACGAAACTCGGGCCGCGCCACGGTTTGGCTGAAGGCCGCCCGCACGTTGGAGGCGGGTGAGATGGTGTAGGTCAGATTGACGGACGGCAGGAGGTCGGTCTTGCTCAAATCCACCCGGACGGCGCGATCCTGCAGATCGAAGGAATTCAGCTTTTGTGAATTGTCCTCGATTCGTGCTCCGGCAATCAGACGCAGGCTCCGGCCGCCCACCGTGAATGGCGCATCGACCATCAAGTAACTGGCGGTGAGTTGCTGGCGCGCATCATATTGGTCGGAGCGGTTGGTAATCTCATCGATTTCGAAGCCCCGCGCTCCGATGTTGTCGGGCACAAAGAGCGTGCTGAGGTCAGAGTACAACAAGCGGAAATCGGTTTGCGCCGTGGTTTTGAAGGCGAAGGTGCGCGCGGCGAAACTGCGGTCGCTGTGATTGATCAGGCCGCCGAACTTCACCTTGGCATTGGCCACCGGCACGGTGAAGTCCGAGGCGAATTCACGGTTGTCGTCGTCAAGCGTGGCGAAGAAACGGCCGCCACTCGCGGGATTGGGCACAAAGGAGAGATTGGCGACATAGGGATCGGACACGTTTCCGATCTCGCGCTGGTAGCCGACGCGCCGGTAATCGGGTTCGTCGCGCCTGGCTTTGCCGTAGGAAGCACGCCAGTTCCATTGCAAGCCGGCCAGCCGCGGAAAGGCATGGTCGCCGAGAACTTGGCTGGAATAGGAGAGG
This region includes:
- a CDS encoding metalloregulator ArsR/SmtB family transcription factor, with amino-acid sequence MTTIAELCKALGEETRLRLAHLFLQTDQDICVCEMVDTLKLPQYQISKHLTILKNAGLLRASRKGTWVYYSLNRETSAFWRDLSRVLRRHLDHPPFTHDAAELKRRLALRENGKCVVGFVAARAVHSSTRSRKAS
- a CDS encoding DEAD/DEAH box helicase gives rise to the protein MEAGTLVRLKSDPGRSGVTTGRIKTSANRKLIQVRFPNNVEYVPEDQLEIPPQFRENPLDLLEQGKLSLAKDLRRIITHVRLSGRLANLIYSMEITNTDFYAYQFKPILKLLNSATNGILIADEVGLGKTIESGLIWTELRMRYDFRRLFVLCPAVLREKWRLELRQRFGIEAKILDAAEALQALANARQEGQYASFAIIASMQGLRPRKGWDREESGDGSHSSEFCRFLAEQAHDQPLIDVLIIDEAAWLRNPEGKTAALGRLLRGVSDYTILLSATPVHLRSNDLYQLLNLVDEDTFNHPTQFENILSANAPLTRAREQVLLKKLFREEFLQLLNQAKAHPLLSENRQLQALIAALPTDEELRDPERRSALAYRLDTMNILGHAVTRTRKREVTEWRVLREPFAEKIPLSPPESAFYEKVTNLVREFCAKYDRHEGFLLVTPQLQMCSSMPAALREWQKRKNELLSCLSTDEDFDPEKDVTVGPLVLEIISKVGNLGRVDELEAHDSKFGRLREVLTKILDKNPDEKIIIFSRFRATLDYLNERLCKAGITTTLMMGGKEFDKDAIVKDFARPEGASVLLSSEVGSEGIDLQFCCIIVNYDLPWNPMRIEQRIGRVDRLGQKAEKVLIWNLFYKDTIDGRVYSRLLERLHVFEYALGGLEPVIGEEIEKLTYELLSRQFTPEQENARIDQAALALENKQRMERELEENASQLVAYGDYILHQINAARDLNRWINAKDIQIYITDFFGLRYPGCRFKQLKEDELEYEIQLTNPAKHDLEQFLKETRYPDSTVLIRNDPAPIRCRFENKLVVSRLIPAEIINQVHPLVRFVSHTIEKNEEYSYPAVSVRLNASYLPADFTGGAYTFTVQKWRVRGLQEIEQLHFAALPMETPARLLPDQTAEKLVLTAALHGNNWLEARYMISPDLAADYAWNYCLPHSDRLYEAYVTEMQNKNADRADIQEKTLDRHLKNQLAKLNDVLEKHTRLGRASLAKATEGKMIKLRNRVERKMIEIRQRREIFHSKELICTGIVKVE
- a CDS encoding TonB-dependent receptor — encoded protein: MRNLTKTIFAMLLAVAVPALAQSTGQISGRVTEAEKGDVLIGATAVLMNTSLGAAVDIDGNYLIRNVPAGTYSIRFSLLGYTTKTVNNVAVEAGKTIKIDVILQEEALQGEEVVVEATAIMSAESAVLQQQRKAAAIGDGIAAEQIKRTPDATTGDALRRVTGVSIVDNKFVYVRGTSERYNNTLLNGSQLPSTETDRKAYAFDMLPSNLLENTVISKSFTPNMPGNFSGGLVQINTIDFPEQLTIRMSASGSYNSRATMADFKTYAGGKWDFLGIDDGTRELPGTVNGVKVNSSNYSRSDLQAIGRSFRNNWAVTDRTAAPNSSYMISLGNAQQVLGNTLGYVGAFSYRNGFDRVEVVRNDYNFDGTPQFEYRGTEYRFSTLWGGLLNLTYKLGDFHKISAKNLYSRTAEDEVVELLGTNYDYSADQKNTGLRFVSRLSYSSQVLGDHAFPRLAGLQWNWRASYGKARRDEPDYRRVGYQREIGNVSDPYVANLSFVPNPASGGRFFATLDDDNREFASDFTVPVANAKVKFGGLINHSDRSFAARTFAFKTTAQTDFRLLYSDLSTLFVPDNIGARGFEIDEITNRSDQYDARQQLTASYLMVDAPFTVGGRSLRLIAGARIEDNSQKLNSFDLQDRAVRVDLSKTDLLPSVNLTYTISPASNVRAAFSQTVARPEFRELAPFAFYDFSTVSVVYGNPNLRRTLVRNFDLRLETFPNIGEMLSASIFYKHFTDAIEEVIVPTTELTRSFGNADRARNYGFELEMRKSLAFIGAAFSDLSFTGNYSWIQSRVDLKGSTTAIAKNNRRLQGQSPYMINLGLQYSRANTSVNLLYNRFGKRIAQVGSLYDDDILELPRDLLDLTLAQNFGQRYELKLTARDILGQEQEFTQNERKVKGNLKGTTYSLGLALKF
- a CDS encoding arsenate reductase ArsC; the encoded protein is MLPKTRVIFICTHNSSRSQMAEGLLRQLAGDRFEVYSAGTVATRVHPLAIKAMAEKGIDISQQTSDHLDQYMGMEFDYVITVCDHAKEACPYFPTNKARLHWSFPDPAAATGTEEERLAKFREVRDQIERRLPALL
- a CDS encoding CotH kinase family protein produces the protein MLAAGLALALAGCSKIVTPVEADGLGLPKVELRLTSEDYGTLNSNVYARLQVPAELQLEGRRWQIKVRYSGQTSINNTKKSVTFEFLEERRFRGHRFYGLSAQSGDPTGFNPIIGFYAFAQAGLQTPEVQPVTFYVNGEYWGLYFLIEPIDEDFFARRGQRLGTLYEATRANALLSFAEGYDVRMGFENKGEREDYFGDLEKTIRVLDESQPQELPARLAPLVDAENWLRYLAVSVLLHNFDGYINNYRLHKSRPEDPFRIIPWDVDHLLEIHPTRSSIFGEPKFSERLLRAPEYRRRYREILLELMDATLRVERLDAVLDETAAQIAQALAHDRFLGGDAYANAARRKESLRQWYAKIRADLVLLE
- a CDS encoding arsenic resistance protein — protein: MKLMRLLEKLQSFRFLPFFVLISMAVGIGLGKLYGISNFTLTPPIDALLAIFHGTYTFSLANTLALGVVIGLFLMMYPAMTNIKFEDLGRAVKSPKQLLVVLFFNFAIAPFWMLLLANWFLEPGSDFHTGLVLYGLAPCIAMVIIFTFLAFGNTAMAIVLVAMNSILQMILIPVYARWLLGEVRFDVWLVAESVVLYLGIPLVAGFFTRRWGMKKYGEAGFKKVKTYLDSLSIIGLLFTLIVMFALKGDLIVAEPGIILKLAIPMTLFFWSVFGVVYLVGWKLGFTYEDATAVAFNSTGRDFEIAIAIAITAFNPAVALATVVGPLIEVPVMLVLVWLARATQRRLFGEPVLPREMPAAATS
- a CDS encoding phosphatase PAP2 family protein, with translation MKSSLAALKLLVASCTLSAAAAFAQPPAQEHTSSPHLRAGHFVSDSQSPRFWGSLFAGARASVSAWQLPLFAASLLTERQKAGNGLPMPPLEVDHEIAEELSRRDGASSLGSISPRYYPLLAVRGRLAGMILLDALTGQDYSPASYAKLFRFQQAVYFNSVVTHLAKRNFNRRRPDGSDSQSFFSGHTSTAFATSTFLYLEVRDFIAGETRQGRDLPLLSAAQWQAASFGLLYGWAAYVGYSRIHDNKHYLSDVLVGAASGTLVSYLLYPHENRKPSPSRFALGFVPLPRGPAMAVSYSF